From a single Kitasatospora sp. NBC_00458 genomic region:
- the rimP gene encoding ribosome maturation factor RimP, with the protein MSTTHTDRLRALLEPLAAQAGLDLEDVKVTQAGSRRQVQIDVDADGGVDLDAIAEFSRVVGEALDESDVMGSGAYVLEVGSPGAERPLVAPRHWIRAEGRLAKVHLVDGGEIVARVLSADEDGALVEVQPVKGRGRPKERRLEYTEVDRARVQVEFNRKDEQLLDEAPDFADDSEDADDVLADDASEEGDDGAE; encoded by the coding sequence ATGAGCACCACCCACACCGACCGGCTGCGCGCGTTGCTGGAGCCGCTGGCCGCGCAGGCGGGCCTGGACCTGGAGGACGTCAAGGTCACCCAGGCCGGCAGCCGCCGCCAGGTGCAGATCGACGTGGACGCCGACGGCGGCGTGGACCTGGACGCCATCGCGGAGTTCAGCCGGGTGGTCGGTGAGGCCCTGGACGAGTCGGACGTGATGGGCTCCGGCGCGTACGTGCTGGAGGTCGGTTCGCCGGGCGCGGAGCGTCCGCTGGTCGCGCCGCGGCACTGGATCCGCGCCGAGGGCCGACTGGCCAAGGTCCACCTGGTCGACGGCGGGGAGATCGTCGCCCGGGTGCTGTCGGCCGACGAGGACGGCGCGCTGGTCGAGGTGCAGCCCGTGAAGGGCCGCGGCCGGCCGAAGGAGCGCCGGCTGGAGTACACCGAGGTCGACCGGGCGCGCGTCCAGGTGGAGTTCAACCGCAAGGACGAGCAGCTCCTCGACGAGGCCCCGGACTTCGCGGACGACTCCGAGGACGCGGACGACGTCCTGGCGGACGACGCCTCGGAGGAGGGGGACGACGGTGCGGAGTGA
- a CDS encoding ferritin-like domain-containing protein: protein MQPPSRRTFLALGLLLTAGGALTACTDEPGTGTGGTGGERRRPDPDEPVRLRAVAATDTLLAGYDALLAGPGAGQAAQLQPLRAEVVQHRAALATGLPEASAAPSGSAAAPAAGTASTTPGTGTDSATSPAAGSGSAVTSAATLASLERQTAQGRLADLGAASPQLARLLASVSTAGVLHAVALGDAPPPTVPAPGPTDPPTGPAATGSGSAAPSAPAPSASGPSASGPSASGGPASGAPAGTETVAAFQTALGAEHAAVYGYGVVGARLPEDQQRTDARTALAAHQNRRDAWQRLLGAAGATPSAAAAGYQLPFAVADAAGAARLAAHIETRLTTVYADLVAAVPAAQRTTATDALRECALRARRWGAAPTAFPGLPDTAPTASPTASPTAAGSTSPTQAATPAG from the coding sequence ATGCAGCCGCCCAGCCGACGGACCTTCCTGGCCCTCGGGCTGCTCCTCACCGCCGGCGGAGCCCTCACCGCCTGCACCGACGAGCCCGGTACCGGCACCGGCGGCACCGGCGGCGAGCGCCGCCGCCCCGATCCGGACGAGCCGGTCCGGCTGCGTGCCGTCGCCGCCACCGACACCCTGCTCGCCGGGTACGACGCGCTGCTCGCCGGACCGGGCGCCGGGCAGGCGGCGCAGCTCCAGCCGTTGCGGGCCGAGGTGGTCCAGCACCGGGCCGCGCTGGCCACCGGGCTGCCGGAGGCCTCGGCGGCCCCGTCCGGCTCCGCCGCCGCCCCGGCCGCCGGCACCGCCTCCACCACCCCCGGCACCGGCACCGACTCCGCCACGTCCCCGGCCGCCGGCTCCGGCTCCGCCGTGACCAGCGCCGCCACGCTCGCCTCGCTGGAACGGCAGACCGCCCAGGGCCGGCTGGCCGACCTCGGTGCCGCCTCCCCGCAGCTGGCCCGGCTGCTCGCCTCGGTCTCCACGGCCGGGGTGCTGCACGCCGTCGCCCTCGGGGACGCCCCGCCGCCAACCGTGCCGGCCCCGGGACCGACCGACCCGCCCACGGGGCCCGCCGCGACCGGCTCCGGGTCGGCCGCCCCCTCCGCACCCGCGCCCTCCGCGTCCGGTCCGTCCGCCTCCGGTCCGTCCGCGTCCGGCGGCCCGGCGTCCGGCGCCCCCGCCGGTACCGAGACGGTCGCCGCCTTCCAGACGGCACTCGGCGCCGAGCACGCCGCGGTCTACGGCTACGGCGTGGTGGGCGCCCGTCTGCCCGAGGACCAGCAGCGCACCGACGCCCGCACCGCGCTCGCCGCCCACCAGAACCGCCGGGACGCCTGGCAGCGGCTGCTCGGCGCGGCCGGCGCCACCCCGAGCGCCGCCGCCGCCGGCTACCAGCTGCCGTTCGCCGTCGCCGACGCGGCCGGCGCCGCCCGCCTCGCCGCCCACATCGAGACCCGGCTCACCACCGTCTACGCCGACCTGGTGGCCGCCGTCCCCGCCGCCCAGCGGACCACCGCCACCGACGCGCTGCGCGAGTGCGCCCTCCGGGCCCGCCGCTGGGGCGCCGCCCCCACCGCGTTCCCCGGCCTGCCCGACACCGCACCGACCGCCTCCCCGACCGCCTCCCCGACGGCCGCCGGAAGCACCTCCCCGACCCAGGCGGCCACCCCCGCCGGCTGA
- a CDS encoding aminoglycoside phosphotransferase family protein, whose product MSAAPGKITVPEWLAHGAAGRGEEGRRWLAELPDRVAAQLALRDLTLERVLDPGGSLSLVAYVHRDDLSPAVLKVGLRTPETAREPDALAVWAGRGAVLLLESDPAEGVLLLERLHGGIPLRSLAEPKAMLEATSLLHRLWVPLPADHPFPALADRTAGTAEALRRHRGLPGAAEADALVAEALETADGLTASAAEEFLLHGDFHHGNVLAADRAPWLAIDPRPLVGERAYDLARLTLDRADTLIGSPGVPAAVRRRLHQLADALEVDRERLRGWTLVRAVELGLDALAAGRGPDAELYLEFAGAL is encoded by the coding sequence ATGTCGGCAGCACCAGGGAAGATCACGGTCCCCGAGTGGCTGGCGCACGGCGCCGCCGGACGGGGCGAAGAGGGGCGGCGCTGGCTCGCGGAGCTGCCCGACCGGGTGGCCGCACAGCTCGCCCTCCGGGACCTCACGCTGGAGCGGGTCCTCGACCCGGGCGGCAGCCTGAGCCTGGTGGCCTACGTGCACCGCGACGACCTCTCCCCCGCCGTCCTCAAGGTGGGTCTGCGCACCCCCGAGACCGCCCGCGAACCCGACGCCCTCGCCGTCTGGGCCGGCCGCGGCGCCGTCCTGCTGCTGGAGTCCGACCCCGCCGAAGGGGTGCTGCTGCTGGAGCGGCTGCACGGCGGGATCCCGCTCCGCTCGCTGGCCGAGCCCAAGGCGATGCTGGAGGCGACCAGCCTGCTGCACCGGCTCTGGGTGCCGCTCCCCGCGGACCACCCGTTCCCCGCCCTCGCCGACCGGACGGCGGGCACCGCCGAGGCCCTGCGCCGCCACCGCGGACTGCCCGGCGCCGCCGAGGCCGACGCCCTGGTCGCCGAGGCGCTGGAGACCGCCGACGGGCTGACCGCCTCGGCCGCCGAGGAGTTCCTGCTGCACGGCGACTTCCACCACGGCAACGTGCTGGCCGCCGACCGCGCGCCCTGGCTCGCGATCGACCCCCGGCCGCTGGTCGGCGAACGCGCCTACGACCTGGCCCGGCTGACGCTGGACCGGGCGGACACCCTGATCGGCTCACCGGGCGTCCCGGCGGCCGTCCGGCGCCGGCTGCACCAGCTCGCCGACGCGCTGGAGGTGGACCGCGAGCGGCTGCGCGGCTGGACGCTGGTGCGCGCCGTCGAGCTGGGACTGGACGCGCTGGCGGCCGGACGCGGGCCGGACGCCGAGCTCTACCTGGAGTTCGCGGGCGCGCTCTGA
- a CDS encoding GNAT family N-acetyltransferase — MDQLTGVTIEAIDLAAWAPQALDVQAVAFGLTPEEVMVRLHIVGRHAQQPGVVALGALVGGRLVGFGYGMPNRREHWWSSVIEPYLVARGHGDWLDGVFAVTELHVLPEFQGRGVGSALIRTLCERSGLGRSILSAIDAETPARRLYRALGYQDLARAVHFPNTDRLYAVMGAHLPLQAPPGRAQSAPANSR; from the coding sequence ATGGATCAGCTGACCGGGGTGACGATCGAGGCCATCGACCTAGCGGCGTGGGCACCGCAGGCGCTCGATGTCCAGGCGGTGGCGTTCGGGCTGACGCCCGAGGAGGTCATGGTCCGGCTGCACATCGTCGGCCGGCACGCGCAGCAGCCCGGGGTCGTCGCGCTGGGCGCGCTGGTCGGCGGCCGGCTGGTCGGCTTCGGGTACGGGATGCCCAACCGGCGCGAGCACTGGTGGAGCTCCGTGATCGAGCCCTACCTGGTGGCCCGCGGCCACGGTGACTGGCTGGACGGGGTGTTCGCCGTCACCGAGCTGCACGTCCTGCCCGAGTTCCAGGGCCGGGGGGTCGGCTCCGCGCTGATCCGCACCCTCTGCGAGCGGTCCGGACTGGGCCGCAGCATCCTCTCCGCGATCGACGCCGAGACGCCCGCCCGGCGGCTCTACCGCGCGCTCGGCTACCAGGACCTCGCCCGCGCGGTGCACTTCCCGAACACCGACCGCCTCTACGCGGTGATGGGTGCCCACCTGCCCCTGCAGGCGCCGCCCGGGCGTGCTCAGAGCGCGCCCGCGAACTCCAGGTAG
- a CDS encoding GNAT family N-acetyltransferase gives MLPSSFQAARALATTRVLEPSDLADALAVLHRDPVANAFVATRVEAVGLDPWRLGGEMWGWYDERGELDALCYAGANLVLVDAGPQAVQAFAERARRQGRRCSSIVGPAGATAALWALLERSWGPAREVRAHQPLLATSVPSAEVAPDPLVRRVQRNEVETLMPACVAMFTEEVGVSPLAGDGGLLYQARVAELVASGRSFARFGEDGEVVFKAEIGAVTEGACQVQGVWVAPGHRGRGLSETGMAAVLDIALREVAPVVSLYVNDYNLRARAAYRRVGFREVGAFMSVLF, from the coding sequence ATGCTCCCCAGCTCGTTCCAGGCCGCCCGCGCCCTGGCGACCACCCGCGTACTGGAGCCGTCGGACCTCGCCGACGCCCTCGCGGTGCTCCACCGGGACCCGGTCGCCAACGCCTTCGTGGCCACCCGGGTGGAGGCCGTCGGCCTCGACCCCTGGCGCCTCGGCGGCGAGATGTGGGGCTGGTACGACGAGCGCGGCGAGCTCGACGCGCTCTGTTACGCCGGGGCCAACCTCGTGCTGGTCGACGCCGGGCCGCAGGCCGTCCAGGCGTTCGCCGAACGAGCCCGCCGCCAGGGCCGCCGCTGCTCCTCGATCGTCGGCCCGGCCGGCGCCACCGCCGCCCTCTGGGCCCTGCTGGAACGCAGCTGGGGCCCGGCCCGCGAGGTCCGCGCCCACCAGCCGCTGCTCGCCACCTCCGTGCCGTCCGCCGAGGTCGCCCCCGACCCGCTGGTCCGCAGGGTGCAGCGGAACGAGGTCGAGACGCTGATGCCGGCCTGCGTCGCGATGTTCACCGAGGAGGTCGGCGTCTCGCCGCTGGCCGGTGACGGCGGGCTGCTCTACCAGGCCCGGGTCGCCGAACTGGTCGCCTCCGGCCGCTCGTTCGCCCGCTTCGGCGAGGACGGCGAGGTGGTCTTCAAGGCCGAGATCGGGGCCGTCACCGAGGGCGCCTGCCAGGTCCAGGGCGTCTGGGTCGCCCCCGGGCACCGCGGCCGCGGGCTCTCCGAGACCGGCATGGCCGCCGTCCTCGACATCGCGCTGCGCGAGGTCGCCCCGGTCGTCTCGCTCTACGTCAACGACTACAACCTGCGCGCCCGCGCCGCCTACCGCAGGGTCGGCTTCCGCGAGGTCGGCGCGTTCATGAGCGTGCTGTTCTGA
- the ispG gene encoding flavodoxin-dependent (E)-4-hydroxy-3-methylbut-2-enyl-diphosphate synthase: protein MTAISLGIPSLPLKPLAKRRVSRQIMVGNVPVGGDAPVSVQSMTTTVTSDINATLQQIAELTASGCQIVRVAVPSQDDADALPIIARKSQIPVIADIHFQPKYVFAAIDAGCAAVRVNPGNIKAFDDKVGEIAKAAKSAGVPIRIGVNAGSLDKRLLEKYGRATPEALVESALWECSLFEEHDFRDIKISVKHNDPVVMINAYRQLAAACDYPLHLGVTEAGPAFQGTIKSAVAFGALLAEGIGDTIRVSLSAPPAEEIKVGNQILESLGLRERGLEIVSCPSCGRAQVDVYKLAEEVTAGLEGMEVPLRVAVMGCVVNGPGEAREADLGVASGNGKGQIFVKGEVIKTVPESKIVETLIEEALKLAEQMQAEGVESGAPTVTAGE from the coding sequence ATGACCGCGATCTCGCTCGGTATTCCGTCTCTGCCGCTCAAGCCGCTCGCCAAGCGCCGTGTCTCCCGCCAGATCATGGTCGGCAACGTACCCGTCGGCGGTGACGCCCCCGTCTCGGTGCAGTCCATGACCACCACGGTGACCTCGGACATCAACGCCACGCTGCAGCAGATCGCGGAGCTCACCGCCTCCGGCTGCCAGATCGTGCGGGTCGCCGTCCCCTCGCAGGACGACGCGGACGCCCTGCCGATCATCGCCAGGAAGTCGCAGATCCCGGTGATCGCGGACATCCACTTCCAGCCGAAGTACGTCTTCGCCGCGATCGACGCCGGCTGTGCGGCGGTGCGCGTCAACCCCGGCAACATCAAGGCGTTCGACGACAAGGTCGGCGAGATCGCCAAGGCCGCGAAGTCCGCCGGCGTGCCGATCCGGATCGGCGTCAACGCCGGCTCGCTCGACAAGCGGCTGCTGGAGAAGTACGGCCGGGCCACCCCGGAGGCGCTGGTCGAGTCCGCGCTCTGGGAGTGCTCGCTGTTCGAGGAGCACGACTTCCGCGACATCAAGATCTCGGTCAAGCACAACGACCCGGTCGTGATGATCAACGCCTACCGCCAGCTCGCCGCGGCCTGCGACTACCCGCTGCACCTCGGTGTCACCGAGGCCGGTCCCGCCTTCCAGGGCACCATCAAGTCCGCGGTCGCCTTCGGCGCGCTGCTCGCCGAGGGCATCGGCGACACCATCCGGGTGTCGCTCTCCGCCCCGCCGGCCGAGGAGATCAAGGTCGGCAACCAGATCCTGGAGTCGCTCGGCCTGCGCGAGCGCGGCCTGGAGATCGTCTCCTGCCCGTCCTGCGGCCGCGCCCAGGTCGACGTCTACAAGCTCGCCGAGGAGGTCACCGCCGGCCTGGAGGGCATGGAGGTGCCGCTGCGCGTCGCCGTCATGGGCTGCGTCGTGAACGGCCCGGGCGAGGCCCGCGAGGCCGACCTCGGCGTCGCCTCCGGCAACGGCAAGGGCCAGATCTTCGTGAAGGGCGAGGTCATCAAGACCGTCCCCGAGTCGAAGATCGTGGAGACCCTGATCGAGGAGGCCCTGAAGCTCGCCGAGCAGATGCAGGCCGAGGGCGTCGAGTCCGGCGCGCCGACCGTCACCGCCGGCGAGTGA
- a CDS encoding M50 family metallopeptidase: protein MATVMTVVGILVFVLGLLFSIAWHELGHLSTAKLFGIRVPQYMVGFGPTVWSRRRGETEYGLKAIPLGGYIRMIGMFPPGADGRITQRSTSPWRTMIEDAREASYEEVKEGDESRLFYTRRPWKRVIVMFAGPFMNLILSFGLFLTVMMGFGVSMAVPTIGTVSECVVKAGQPTDTCPAGAQPAPAFQAGLKPGDKVVSFDGDRIGDYEQLQADIRKSAGKEVVLVVERDGRQVTLRPTIAVNDVQKYDADGLPVKGETVRAGFLGFTPSSGVVQLGFGQSLDRMYDMAENGVESLAALPGKIPGLWHSVVDGTPREADSPIGMVGAARVSGEVFALDIPGTQRVAYFVNLLAGINLSLFLFNMLPLLPLDGGHIAGAVWESVRRRFAQLFRRPDPGPFDVARLMPLAYVVASVFIGFTLLVLAADLVNPVKIS from the coding sequence GTGGCAACGGTGATGACGGTGGTCGGCATCCTGGTCTTCGTACTGGGGCTGCTGTTCTCGATCGCCTGGCACGAGCTCGGCCACCTCTCCACGGCCAAGCTGTTCGGCATCCGCGTGCCGCAGTACATGGTCGGGTTCGGCCCGACGGTCTGGTCGCGGCGCAGGGGCGAGACCGAGTACGGCCTCAAGGCGATCCCGCTGGGCGGGTACATCCGGATGATCGGGATGTTCCCGCCGGGCGCGGACGGGCGGATCACCCAGCGCAGCACCTCGCCCTGGCGGACGATGATCGAGGACGCCCGGGAGGCCTCGTACGAGGAGGTCAAGGAGGGCGACGAGAGCCGGCTCTTCTACACGCGCAGGCCGTGGAAGCGCGTGATCGTGATGTTCGCCGGTCCGTTCATGAACCTGATCCTGTCCTTCGGGCTGTTCCTGACGGTGATGATGGGCTTCGGCGTCTCGATGGCGGTGCCGACCATCGGCACCGTCTCGGAGTGCGTGGTGAAGGCCGGGCAGCCGACCGACACCTGCCCGGCGGGTGCGCAGCCGGCGCCGGCGTTCCAGGCCGGGCTGAAGCCGGGCGACAAGGTGGTCTCCTTCGACGGCGACCGGATCGGCGACTACGAGCAGCTCCAGGCCGACATCCGGAAGTCGGCGGGCAAGGAGGTCGTGCTGGTGGTGGAGCGGGACGGGCGGCAGGTCACCCTGAGGCCGACCATCGCCGTCAACGACGTGCAGAAGTACGACGCGGACGGCCTGCCGGTGAAGGGCGAGACGGTGCGGGCGGGCTTCCTCGGCTTCACGCCGTCCAGCGGGGTCGTCCAGCTGGGCTTCGGCCAGTCGCTGGACCGGATGTACGACATGGCGGAGAACGGGGTGGAGTCGCTGGCCGCGCTGCCCGGCAAGATCCCCGGCCTCTGGCACTCGGTGGTGGACGGTACGCCGCGCGAGGCCGACTCGCCGATCGGCATGGTCGGTGCGGCGCGGGTGAGCGGTGAGGTGTTCGCGCTCGACATCCCGGGCACCCAGCGGGTCGCCTACTTCGTGAACCTGCTCGCCGGGATCAACCTGTCGCTGTTCCTCTTCAACATGCTGCCGCTGCTGCCGCTGGACGGCGGTCACATCGCGGGCGCGGTCTGGGAGTCGGTCCGCCGCCGATTCGCACAGCTGTTCCGTCGGCCCGACCCGGGGCCGTTCGACGTGGCCCGCCTGATGCCGCTGGCGTACGTCGTGGCCAGTGTGTTCATCGGATTCACCCTGCTGGTGCTGGCCGCCGACCTGGTGAACCCGGTCAAGATCAGTTAG
- the dxr gene encoding 1-deoxy-D-xylulose-5-phosphate reductoisomerase — MTSLAHPQLRFTPEVNDPSGPRELVILGSTGSIGTQAIDVVRRNPDRFRVVALSAAGGRVELLAEQALELGVHTVAVADPAAEPALREALAGRAAGRSLPAVLAGPDAATELAAVECHSVLNGITGSIGLRPTLAALRAGRVLVLANKESLIVGGPLVKAVARPGQIVPVDSEHAALFQALAGGTRGEVRKLVVTASGGPFRSRSRAELAGVTPSDALAHPTWAMGPVVTINSATLVNKGLEVIEAHLLYDVPFDRIEVVVHPQSVVHSMVEFTDGSTLAQASPPDMRMPIALGLGWPDRVPDASPACDWTKAATWEFFPLDDEAFPAVELAREVGTLGGTAPAVFNAANEECVEAFLNGRLAFTGIVDTVAKVVAEHGQYDGGRGGGPAAGTSLTVEDVLHAEDWARARARELAAG; from the coding sequence ATGACTTCGCTCGCCCACCCGCAGCTGCGGTTCACCCCCGAGGTGAACGACCCCTCCGGCCCCCGGGAGCTGGTGATCCTCGGCTCCACCGGTTCGATCGGCACCCAGGCCATCGACGTGGTGCGACGCAACCCGGACCGGTTCCGGGTGGTCGCCCTGTCGGCGGCCGGCGGCCGGGTGGAGCTGCTCGCCGAGCAGGCCCTGGAGCTGGGGGTGCACACCGTGGCGGTGGCCGACCCGGCGGCGGAGCCGGCGCTGCGCGAGGCGCTGGCGGGCAGGGCGGCGGGCCGGTCGCTGCCGGCCGTGCTGGCCGGTCCGGACGCGGCGACCGAGCTGGCGGCGGTGGAGTGCCACTCGGTGCTGAACGGGATCACCGGTTCGATCGGTCTGCGGCCGACGCTGGCGGCGCTGCGGGCGGGCCGGGTGCTGGTGCTGGCCAACAAGGAGTCGCTGATCGTCGGCGGTCCGCTGGTGAAGGCGGTGGCCCGGCCGGGCCAGATCGTCCCGGTGGACTCCGAGCACGCCGCGCTGTTCCAGGCGCTGGCGGGCGGCACCCGGGGCGAGGTCCGCAAGCTGGTGGTGACGGCGAGCGGCGGCCCGTTCCGCAGCCGCAGCCGTGCGGAGCTGGCGGGCGTCACCCCGTCGGACGCGCTGGCGCACCCGACCTGGGCGATGGGTCCGGTCGTGACGATCAACTCGGCCACCCTGGTGAACAAGGGCCTGGAGGTGATCGAGGCGCACCTGCTGTACGACGTGCCGTTCGACCGGATCGAGGTCGTGGTGCATCCGCAGTCGGTCGTCCACTCGATGGTGGAGTTCACGGACGGGTCCACGCTGGCGCAGGCGAGTCCGCCGGACATGCGGATGCCGATCGCGCTGGGCCTGGGCTGGCCGGACCGGGTGCCGGACGCCTCGCCGGCCTGCGACTGGACCAAGGCGGCGACCTGGGAGTTCTTCCCGCTGGACGACGAGGCGTTCCCGGCGGTGGAGCTGGCCCGCGAGGTGGGCACGCTGGGCGGGACGGCCCCGGCGGTCTTCAACGCGGCGAACGAGGAGTGCGTGGAGGCCTTCCTGAACGGCCGTCTCGCCTTCACCGGGATCGTGGACACTGTTGCGAAGGTCGTGGCCGAGCACGGACAGTACGACGGTGGACGGGGCGGCGGTCCGGCGGCGGGAACTTCGCTGACGGTCGAGGACGTCCTGCACGCGGAGGACTGGGCGCGCGCCCGGGCCCGCGAGCTGGCGGCCGGCTGA